Proteins encoded within one genomic window of Roseofilum reptotaenium CS-1145:
- a CDS encoding radical SAM/SPASM domain-containing protein, which yields MNFASQSNYNVFIPLTQGRTLAYNTRTQAFSLWDNKDINIYKSATQESINIEYPKLQDFVKGGYIVADSFDEKGEIEREYNLQRESSGLLSLTILPTVSCNFGCDYCTQGADKPHVKMFPEVQDAIVDFVKSKVPKIKALSVHWFGGEPLLEPGIIRSLSDRLLEICNREDIIYYSDIITNGWFLNSKVAQDLYIRQVKSIQITLDGSEDFHDRRRHLLGGKPTFQKIIQNIKEVVDTIPLSITIRVNIDARNKTSIMALIDDLVSEDLSGCDNLNIYFAPVESRTQECHQVCGSTMGKKDYGDLEVELYRYAYQKKLTVIPKPTQFSGICTALKADDLVILPNGDLHKCLETVSENHHKVGSIFALKNLVNDPHYQRWLNWSPFQEKTCTNCKLLPTCSGSCAQKYLNPENLQGEAALPCPIWKYKLHEKLFWMAEEKGMVSRSTDWNDEISATDPSSLKAGVNNSC from the coding sequence ATGAACTTCGCATCTCAATCTAATTATAATGTTTTTATTCCTCTAACCCAAGGGCGTACTCTTGCCTATAATACTAGGACTCAAGCCTTTTCGTTGTGGGATAACAAGGACATTAATATTTATAAATCAGCTACTCAAGAATCTATAAATATTGAATATCCTAAACTGCAAGATTTTGTTAAAGGAGGTTACATTGTTGCTGATTCGTTTGATGAGAAAGGAGAGATTGAGCGTGAATATAATCTCCAAAGAGAGTCAAGTGGTTTATTGAGTCTAACAATTTTGCCAACGGTAAGTTGTAATTTTGGTTGCGATTATTGTACCCAAGGAGCGGATAAACCTCATGTTAAAATGTTTCCAGAAGTACAAGATGCAATTGTGGACTTTGTAAAATCTAAAGTCCCAAAAATCAAGGCCTTGTCTGTTCATTGGTTTGGTGGAGAACCCTTACTAGAGCCGGGTATTATTAGATCCCTATCCGATCGACTTTTAGAAATTTGTAATCGTGAAGATATTATTTATTATTCAGATATTATTACTAATGGTTGGTTTTTGAATTCTAAAGTTGCTCAAGACTTATATATCCGGCAAGTTAAGTCAATTCAAATAACCCTTGATGGTTCTGAAGACTTTCACGATCGGCGACGTCATCTTTTGGGAGGGAAGCCCACCTTTCAAAAAATCATCCAAAATATTAAAGAAGTAGTTGATACAATTCCCCTATCGATTACTATTCGCGTCAACATTGATGCTCGAAATAAAACCAGTATTATGGCTCTAATTGATGACTTAGTATCAGAGGATTTAAGTGGATGCGATAACTTAAATATCTATTTTGCACCTGTGGAATCTAGAACTCAAGAATGCCATCAGGTATGTGGGTCTACCATGGGCAAAAAAGATTATGGTGATTTGGAAGTAGAACTTTATCGTTATGCCTATCAGAAGAAACTAACAGTTATTCCTAAGCCCACTCAGTTCTCTGGTATTTGTACTGCTCTGAAAGCCGATGATTTAGTTATTCTTCCCAACGGAGATTTACATAAGTGTCTGGAAACAGTTTCGGAGAACCACCACAAAGTTGGCTCTATTTTTGCTTTGAAAAATTTAGTTAACGATCCCCATTATCAACGATGGCTGAACTGGTCTCCATTTCAAGAAAAAACTTGCACGAATTGTAAACTCCTACCTACCTGTTCTGGTTCCTGCGCTCAAAAGTATCTCAATCCTGAAAATCTGCAAGGAGAAGCTGCTCTTCCTTGTCCAATTTGGAAATATAAGCTACACGAAAAGTTATTTTGGATGGCAGAAGAAAAAGGTATGGTTTCTCGATCTACGGATTGGAATGATGAAATTTCAGCTACCGATCCCAGTAGCTTGAAAGCTGGGGTTAACAACTCGTGTTAA
- a CDS encoding VIT domain-containing protein gives MTKLTYFLPLSLLLTGCLHSTAQISVFPPTSPNAMIQAANSMENPGDLTSNGLWVTSEDGQTQVFPLKNTSVNATVSGNVSQVEVTQTFENPFEDPLEAVYVFPLPDEAAVYDMEIKLGDRIIKGSIKKREEAQEIYEQARAEGRTAGLLEQERANIFTQSLANIRPGEKIEVTIRYTDSLTFEGGDYEFVFPMVVGPRYIPGNSIQGTEDTDQVPDASRITPPVLRPGRRSGHDIQVSVNIDAGVPLSNIRSTSHKILVRKQRNITEIQLSPEDQIPNKDLVLRYQVSGQETQATLLTQKDRNGGHFAAYLIPALDYQPREIIPKDVVFLMDTSGSQSGAPIAQSQALMREFIQGLNPNDTFTIIDFSNTARQLSASPLTNTAQNRQKALSYINQLNAEGGTELMNGINAVMNFPPPPEGRLRSVVLLTDGYIGNDQEIIAVVQKNLKRGNRLYSFGVGSSTNRFLLDRLAEVGRGTVQVVRQDENIDPVVKKFFSQINNPVLGNIEVTWSGAGEAPEIYPLAPPDLFASQPLVLFGRKADSQNGTLTIRGVSAGGKHYEQAFPVNFRGDSEAISQLWGRAKIKDLMTRMYGGETKSGVDAVTQTALDYRLLSEYTAFIAVSEEVRVNPDGQSVRVDVPVELPDGVSYEGVFGTPEEDQAVMQSPGRASRRGGARGGFAPLARIAAPQPETSALPPAPPMNAMDMEEMELTEESKAESLPNRIEVVKAEGLSEEAIAALTQYIQSISLPDEISGDLTVEIWTNNGRVRRVLLDEENSTIEDEDVIRAVRSVLLGWPVPSSVQGTVSITLRINGN, from the coding sequence ATGACTAAACTCACTTATTTTCTTCCCCTATCCTTACTCCTCACCGGATGTCTGCACAGTACTGCACAGATCTCCGTTTTTCCTCCTACTTCTCCTAATGCCATGATTCAAGCCGCTAACTCCATGGAAAACCCTGGTGATTTGACCTCCAACGGTCTCTGGGTGACTTCAGAAGACGGTCAAACGCAAGTTTTCCCCTTAAAAAACACTTCCGTCAATGCTACGGTTTCCGGCAATGTTTCTCAGGTGGAAGTCACCCAAACCTTTGAAAATCCGTTTGAAGATCCTCTGGAAGCGGTGTATGTGTTTCCCCTGCCAGATGAGGCGGCGGTGTATGATATGGAGATTAAGTTAGGCGATCGCATCATCAAGGGTAGCATTAAAAAGCGGGAAGAAGCCCAAGAAATCTACGAACAAGCGAGAGCAGAAGGACGCACTGCGGGACTGTTAGAGCAAGAGCGGGCGAATATTTTTACCCAATCTTTAGCTAATATTCGACCGGGGGAAAAAATTGAGGTTACCATTCGCTACACCGACTCCCTGACGTTTGAAGGGGGGGATTATGAGTTTGTCTTTCCCATGGTGGTGGGACCGCGCTATATTCCGGGTAACTCAATTCAAGGAACGGAAGATACGGACCAAGTGCCTGATGCTTCTCGAATTACGCCTCCGGTACTGAGACCGGGGAGGCGATCGGGTCATGATATCCAAGTTTCTGTTAACATTGATGCTGGCGTTCCTCTGAGTAATATTCGCTCCACGTCCCATAAAATATTAGTGCGAAAACAGCGCAATATCACTGAAATTCAACTCTCTCCAGAAGACCAAATTCCCAATAAAGATCTCGTGTTGCGCTATCAAGTGTCTGGACAAGAAACGCAAGCCACTCTGCTGACTCAAAAGGATCGAAATGGGGGACATTTCGCCGCCTATTTAATTCCTGCTTTAGACTATCAACCCAGGGAAATTATCCCCAAAGATGTCGTTTTTCTGATGGATACTTCCGGTTCCCAGTCCGGCGCACCGATTGCCCAATCCCAAGCGTTGATGCGAGAATTTATTCAGGGTTTAAATCCCAATGATACGTTTACGATTATCGATTTTTCTAATACAGCTCGCCAGTTGTCGGCATCTCCGCTAACGAATACCGCGCAAAATCGCCAAAAAGCGCTTTCCTATATTAACCAACTGAACGCCGAAGGGGGAACGGAGTTAATGAATGGCATCAATGCAGTGATGAACTTTCCTCCACCTCCGGAAGGACGGTTGCGGAGTGTCGTCTTACTCACCGATGGTTATATTGGCAACGACCAGGAAATTATTGCCGTAGTGCAAAAGAATCTGAAACGGGGAAATCGCTTGTATAGCTTTGGTGTGGGTAGTTCCACGAATCGATTTTTGTTAGATCGACTGGCAGAAGTGGGACGAGGAACCGTCCAAGTGGTCCGCCAGGATGAGAACATTGACCCAGTAGTGAAGAAGTTTTTCAGCCAAATTAATAACCCCGTTTTGGGCAATATTGAGGTGACGTGGAGCGGTGCAGGAGAGGCTCCAGAAATTTATCCCCTCGCGCCCCCGGATCTGTTTGCCAGTCAGCCGTTGGTGCTGTTCGGACGCAAGGCAGATAGCCAAAATGGGACGTTAACGATTCGGGGGGTTTCGGCAGGCGGAAAACATTACGAACAGGCGTTCCCGGTCAATTTTAGGGGGGATAGTGAGGCAATTTCCCAGCTCTGGGGTAGAGCCAAAATTAAGGATCTGATGACACGAATGTACGGTGGCGAAACCAAGTCCGGAGTTGATGCAGTAACGCAGACTGCCCTCGATTATCGCCTGTTGTCTGAATATACAGCATTTATCGCTGTGAGCGAGGAAGTGCGTGTTAACCCCGATGGTCAATCTGTGCGGGTGGACGTGCCGGTAGAGTTACCCGATGGTGTGAGTTATGAGGGTGTTTTTGGCACACCTGAGGAGGATCAAGCTGTTATGCAAAGTCCTGGTAGAGCCAGCAGAAGAGGAGGAGCGAGGGGAGGATTTGCGCCTCTGGCAAGGATTGCGGCTCCCCAACCTGAAACATCTGCGCTCCCACCTGCTCCTCCCATGAATGCGATGGACATGGAGGAAATGGAATTGACAGAGGAAAGTAAAGCAGAAAGCTTACCCAACCGCATTGAGGTGGTGAAGGCTGAGGGATTAAGTGAGGAGGCGATCGCCGCTTTAACCCAATATATTCAGTCTATCTCGCTTCCTGATGAGATTTCCGGGGATCTGACCGTAGAAATCTGGACGAATAATGGGCGTGTTCGTCGGGTGCTTCTGGATGAGGAGAATTCGACAATAGAAGACGAAGACGTTATTCGAGCGGTGCGATCGGTTTTACTCGGTTGGCCGGTTCCCAGTTCAGTTCAGGGTACAGTATCGATAACCTTGCGAATTAACGGGAATTAA
- a CDS encoding class I SAM-dependent methyltransferase: MDPYKQEVADLFDRRKNYDSEDKLVPQLARRLIEQAGIQRGQKVLDLATGTGLVAIAAAQLVGPEGRVVGVDISPGMLNQAKSKIAAAGLSNIEMAIADVELVEFADNSFDCILCASSLHYLTDVPAALRRWYNFLMPDGMMGLCVFAETACAPGIVVRKVAERYGVVLPSWHGLTGTEDKCCTLLQGAGFEKVEVKTEQLGSYLSLSDGKRRWEEVYMKNPLCRLLQQLDSEKLAQAKAEYYTELEALVTDQGIWNDNLTFFAFGRK, from the coding sequence ATGGACCCATACAAACAAGAAGTAGCCGATCTATTCGATCGCCGGAAAAACTATGACTCGGAAGACAAGTTAGTCCCGCAGCTTGCCCGTCGTCTGATCGAACAGGCAGGGATACAAAGGGGACAGAAAGTTTTGGATCTGGCCACGGGAACTGGTTTAGTTGCTATTGCCGCCGCCCAGCTAGTTGGCCCTGAAGGTCGGGTGGTGGGTGTAGACATTTCTCCTGGGATGCTAAACCAAGCTAAAAGCAAGATTGCCGCAGCAGGTCTTAGTAACATTGAAATGGCGATCGCCGATGTGGAACTCGTCGAGTTTGCAGACAACAGTTTTGACTGTATTCTCTGTGCTTCGTCCTTGCATTACCTAACTGATGTTCCGGCAGCTTTGCGCCGCTGGTATAATTTTTTGATGCCGGATGGAATGATGGGTTTGTGTGTTTTTGCAGAAACGGCTTGTGCCCCTGGTATCGTCGTGAGAAAAGTTGCCGAAAGGTACGGGGTTGTGCTGCCAAGTTGGCATGGGTTGACGGGAACGGAAGATAAGTGCTGTACTCTACTGCAGGGAGCTGGCTTTGAGAAGGTAGAAGTGAAAACCGAGCAACTCGGTAGTTATCTGAGTTTGAGTGACGGAAAAAGAAGGTGGGAGGAAGTGTACATGAAAAATCCGCTGTGCCGCCTCTTGCAGCAATTAGACTCGGAAAAGTTAGCACAAGCTAAGGCTGAATATTATACGGAACTAGAGGCTTTAGTCACAGACCAAGGAATTTGGAACGATAATCTCACTTTTTTTGCGTTCGGTCGCAAGTGA